One part of the Palaemon carinicauda isolate YSFRI2023 chromosome 23, ASM3689809v2, whole genome shotgun sequence genome encodes these proteins:
- the LOC137617649 gene encoding cyclic nucleotide-gated channel beta-1-like translates to MESHEEIRRKERIAIQGKKGKVKQRVQEFEEKVNVVGHQTNMKKVDVEEYVAMREILIRDAKDSALTRIWEIMEYERSHVTGIVEELVQKYENMIEREKEIWKKKTTPEVKKGQVKELISHFEGTRNTEREKREYGRRKKSTEKAQKVLVKEFIEHFEGTRNTENVNNIKLKDVKEYVVLKEILRRDAKEASLYRIPEINRCQEEEEEKEEEEEEEEEEEEEGRGKWQRGNNKMVTLTNYSG, encoded by the exons atggaaagccatgaagaaataaggaggaaggagagaattgctatacaaggaaaaaaaggtaaagtaaaacaaagggtTCAAGAATTCGAAGAAAAAgttaatgttgtcggacatcaaactaatatgaagaaagttgatgttgaagaatatgtagcaatgcgagaaattctgataagagatgctaaagactcagCCTTAACTAGAATATGGGAAATaatggaatacgagaggtcacacgtgacaggaatagttgaagagctcgttcaaaagtatgaaaatatgatagagagagaaaaggaaatatggaagaagaaaacaacacCAGAAGttaaaaaaggacaagtgaaagaacttataagccattttgagggaacaagaaatactgaa agagagaaaagggaatatggaagaagaaaaaaaagcacaGAAAAAGCTCAAAAAGTCCTagtgaaagaatttatagagcattttgagggaacaagaaatactgaaaatgtgaataacattaaactaaaggatgtgaaagaatatgtggtactgaaagaaattctaagaagagatgctaaggaggcATCTTTATATAGAATACCAGAAATAAACAG atgtcaagaagaagaagaagaaaaagaagaagaagaagaagaagaagaagaagaagaagaagaagggagaggAAAATGGCAGCGGGGAAACAACAAAATGGTGACACTTACCAATTATTCtggataa